The nucleotide window TCAATATACCTGATTGTATCAAATCCAAGATAGCCTACAGCTCCTGTTAAAGAGGGAATATCAAATTCCAAAACTGAAAACTCTTTAAAGAAAGACTGAAAAAGCCCGTATGGATCGGCAGATTCCATTATAGGTTTATCTTCAAGAAAGTCATAAATTACAGACTTATTTTCTTCTGATCTAAGAACAAAAAGGGGATCAATCCCTATAAAAGAATACCGCCCGAAAGACTCTCCTCCTTCGACAGATTCAAGCAGGAAGCCGTATTTTTTATCTTTACAGACTTTATTATAAGCAGAAACAGGTGTTTCCAGATCAGCAATTATTTCTGTCCAGACAGGCACTAAAAACTTGCCGCTTTTTCCGGCAAGTTTTTCTTTTATTTCTTGTAAAGACGGTTTAATGTTAAACATTTTACAGCCTTTTTATTGATTGTCTTCAGGTAGTGCTATTTTATTTATTATAACAGTTGTATCACTATCTTCGTCTTCATCAGGAAGAGCTATTTTATTCACTGCCACAACAGTATCATTGTCAAACATTGACTGGATACGGACTCCTGTAGCAGGTCTTCCCTGTCTTGAAATATTGCCTGCTTTTTGTCTGGTTACAACTCCATTTGCTGTTGCAATCATAATTTCATCTTCTTCGCTGACAATAAGTATAGTAATTACACGGCTTGTAGGTCTTTTAAACTTAGTACAGATAAGCCCTATGCCGCTTCTGTTCTGAGGTCTAAACTCAGAAATAGACGTTCTCTTTCCATAACCATCATTAGTCATAACAAGAAGTTCTGCTGCATAGTTTTTCGGAATTATATCACAGCCGACAATTGAGTCATCACTTCTCAATTTGATGGCTGTAACACCTCTTGCGCTTCTGCCGAGAGGTCTCAAATCAGAAACAGCAAATCTTATAGCCATACCAAGACTTGTACCGATTATTATTTCGTCTTTTTGGTCAGTAAGATTAACCCAGCCGAGCATATCATCATCGCCAAGCCCCATTGCAATAATACCGCTTCTTCTAATGGCGCTGAAATGACTTAATTCGATTTTTTTGATATATCCTTTTTTAGTAAGGAATATCAAGTATTTATCGTCTGAAAACTCGGTTATAGGAATTACAGCAGTTACTTTTTCCCCCTGCTCCATTGGAAGCAGGTTTATTATTGGCAGACCTTTTGCTGTTCTTCCTCCTTCAGGAAAATCATATACATTTATACTGTAAACAAGACCTTTATTGGTAAAGAAAAGAACTTTATTATGCATTGTTGCCGTAAAGAAATGCATAACATCATCGTTCTCTCTTGTTTTCATTCCGCCTTTTCCTTTTGTAGCTCTATTTTGTCTTTCAAAGGTGTCAAGCGAAATCCTTTTGATGTATCCCTGAGCGGTAATAAAAATAGCCATCGGGTCATCAGGAGTAAGATCTTTGATACTTAACTCGTCCTGATAAGGAATAATCACACTACGTCTTTCATCACCAAATTTTGCTTTATCTTCATTAAGCTCTTTCTTGATAATCGCAAGAACTTTCTGTCTATCAGCAAGAATTGCTTGAAGTTCAGCAATTTTTTGTTTTAATTCCTGATACTCGGCATTGATTTTTTCCTGCTCCAAGCCTGTTAATCTTCTTAACTGCATTTCAAGGATAGCATTTGCCTGATCAGTATCAAGTCCGTATATTTCAATTAAAGAATTTCTTGCTGCTTCTGTGGACTTGGAAGTTTTAATAAGTTCTATAACTTTATCTAAATTTCCAAGAGCAATAATCAAACCTGCTAATATATGTGCCCTTGCTTTAGCTTTTTT belongs to bacterium and includes:
- the gyrA gene encoding DNA gyrase subunit A, with the translated sequence MSQQRLFGDGKIIPINIRDEMKRSYIDYAMSVIVGRALPDVRDGLKPVHRRIVFAMNELGMYHDKPFKKCARIVGEVLGKYHPHGDTAVYDALVRMAQDFSTRYQTIDGHGNFGSVDGDSAAAMRYTEARMAPITMSMINDIDSETVDFVPNFDGSLEEPDILPVRLPMLLLNGSSGIAVGMATNIAPHNLNEVVDGTIALIDNPDLDVSELMEYIKGPDFPTGATILGNEGIRSAFQTGRGSILMRAVTSFEEVDGGKGKHDRTAIIISELPYQVNKASLIEKIAELVKDKKLEGISDLRDESDRDGMRVVIELKRDAKPDVVQNNLFKYTTMQTSFGVNMVALVNKQPRLLNVHQVLTEFIEHRVEIVTRRTVFDLKKAKARAHILAGLIIALGNLDKVIELIKTSKSTEAARNSLIEIYGLDTDQANAILEMQLRRLTGLEQEKINAEYQELKQKIAELQAILADRQKVLAIIKKELNEDKAKFGDERRSVIIPYQDELSIKDLTPDDPMAIFITAQGYIKRISLDTFERQNRATKGKGGMKTRENDDVMHFFTATMHNKVLFFTNKGLVYSINVYDFPEGGRTAKGLPIINLLPMEQGEKVTAVIPITEFSDDKYLIFLTKKGYIKKIELSHFSAIRRSGIIAMGLGDDDMLGWVNLTDQKDEIIIGTSLGMAIRFAVSDLRPLGRSARGVTAIKLRSDDSIVGCDIIPKNYAAELLVMTNDGYGKRTSISEFRPQNRSGIGLICTKFKRPTSRVITILIVSEEDEIMIATANGVVTRQKAGNISRQGRPATGVRIQSMFDNDTVVAVNKIALPDEDEDSDTTVIINKIALPEDNQ